The Drosophila sulfurigaster albostrigata strain 15112-1811.04 chromosome 3, ASM2355843v2, whole genome shotgun sequence genomic sequence ctgttgctgtgactgtgactggacgactgattgctgctgctgttgcttcgcCTTCGCTTTACCACTGCGTGCTGGGCACTGCTCGCCGCCACTTCTTCTTTCGGTGCCTGCTGCTCCAAAGTCTCCTCGCCGGCAGTGTCTGCAACCAGTTCCATTTTTGGCGGCTTTGTATCCTCGTTGCCTTTGGCAAAGTactttgctttcaattttttacGCAACGTATTAAAGTCTAGATCGTCATcactggagctgctgctgctgctgttctcattgttgtagttgttaccTAGAGAACAACgcagtattattttaaagagtCTAGTGATGGGTTACGGTGTTGCTTACCTGTTGGCTCTGTGCTGTCGCCAGCAGCTCCATCCTCGCTGCTGTCGTCACTactcgagctgctgctgctgctactattgctgctgcttgctttaGTTGCCttttcttcttcctcctccGCCGCTGCTTCTGCCTCTTCTTCGACCTCCGACACTTGCTTTCTTCGACGCTTGCTCTTAAGCTGCTGTGCGGAACGTTTACTGCTCGCTGGGCGCTTCTGTGCCTTGGCCTTGGGCTTACGAGCTGCTCGCCTTTTCCGCCGCTTCGCAGCTGCCGTGGAATcctcactgctgctgctgctgtcggagGAGGTGCTCCAGCGGGTGCCTTCGCTGCTGGTGCTGGGCGCCTTTGGCGCTGCGCGTTGCTGGGCGCGTGTTAGATTGCGTTTGGAGCGACTACGTAGGAACATTGGATCGTGACGACGCGCCTCCTCCAGCACAAGCATCCAGTTCTTGCCCGCTGTCGAGCAGACGCCCGTGCTGGTGCTGGGACCCATGAAGAGCTCATTGACTGCTGTCTCCATTTCCTGATCAATGCTGACACTGTCGCCATCACCTTCCCCATCGTTGGCCTTGGGCACCGGACTCGCCTTCTGCTCATCTACAAAGACCACATCGGAGTCGCTATTCGAGTCGAGACTAACTAGCTCCGGCGTACGCAAATGCGGTGGCTTCCGTTCCAGTACGAAGACACactcgtcatcgtcgtcgctgctgttgctgcagtcgCTGCTCTGGAGCTCTATGTGGGCACTGATGGGTAGACTGGCGCCTGCTTGCCGTCGTCCTGTGGTGCTGCTGCCATCGTTGATGGCGGCCACCTCGGCGTTGGCGGCCGCATCGCCGTCATCAATCTCGATGACCTCGTTGGCGGGACGACGCATACTGAGATTGATGGCCACCGTTTGGGAGCCGACATTCGAAGTGGTTGTGCGGCGTATGGAGATGCCGGGAAGCTCACTGCCGTCGGTGGCCATGGTGACGCTGAAGGAATGAGTTGCACTGGGATTGGTGACAATTACACTGGTCGATGGACGTGGCATGCGGCTGCTCCACTCGCtggctgtcgtcgtcgttgttgtcgccgtCGTCTCACTGCTATTGCTACTGGTAGTGCCGCCTGCTGCTCCATTGCCAGTTGTTTCATTGCCATTGGCCGTTGGCTCCAGCGTTGAGCTACTGCCCTCGTTAGTAGACACCAGATCCAGCAAATCCACCTCCACTTCCTCGGCCACCAGCGCAGAATATTGCACCACACGATCGTAGCCAATCATATCGTAAGGTGAGCGGGCAAAGTTGAACAGTTCATGGATAAAGTGATTGGTACGCTCGCCCAGAAACGGCGACAGACGGCGACGGAATGTGCGGGTAGTAATGTTGATCATGGGCAGAATGTCGTGCATCATGTGCATAACCTGGGTGACATTCTGTGGCGAGGTGCGCAACAGACACACGATGTCCCGATTGATCCAGGGCATCAGTCGATGCATTTGTGCGGGATTATCCCTgtgaaataagaaaagaattcGCATCAGCTGCCAGCTCTAACACGCGTTAGCCAAAATTACTCACCTGTAGAAGCGGGCGCTCCATTCCCGGAAGTTGCCTGTCAAGTTGTCACTCACCGGTAGCGCGTAGAGTTTGCGGTCGTAAACATAGCGACGCCACAGCATGCTTAGTGATCCCCCGCCACGTGCATCTTGGTCGTGCCGATAGAAATTCAAGAGCTCCATACGATACGGCTCGAAGCGATTGTGCGGCACATAGAGGCCGCGCGATCCCGCCTGATGCTGCTGGCCATGGGAGGCGATGCCATCCTGAGACTCGTCGGTGGCCGCCGTATCGATGTCATCCCCATTGTCTCCGCCGTTGGTCATCACTGCCTGGTTCTGCAGCAATAGACGCTCACGCCGTATGTTGACAATGTGAAAACTGAGGCTAGATTCCGGCGAACTTGGCTGGACCGGATATCGATCATAATCATCCAGTGTGCGCACATTGTGTATGATGGTTTTGAAGGGCTGCTTGCAGAGTGGACACTCCGGTTTAATCTGTAAAATGCGAATATGTATTAATATGACAATCTTTGAGAAGTCGTGCCTTAAGCACACTCACCTTGCTCCACTCGCAAAGACATTTGAAACAGAACTGATGCATGCAGGAGTCAGTGAAGCATTTGCGCCTGCAGCGCGACAGACAGATGGCACAATTGGGTGGCGGCGAAGAGCGTCCCGCTGTTGCGTTGTTTCCGCCGACGGCATCGGAGCTGCCTCCCGTCTCCTGCTCTTGCTGGTCGCGGGCATCTACGCTGGGCTCGTCGCCGCTTTCGCTGCCGCTCTCTGTGAGATCAGCAAAGTGAGCGGCTAACGCTGGCAAGGTGCCACCTCCAACAGTATCTGAGACAGCGGGTGGTTCCACAATGACGGAGGACGCCATGTCCTCCATAATGGAAGGCGGCGCCTCTCCCAGCAACACCGACTCTGCCATGATTTGTTTGCAAACTAGATAGATATAGTTCTCCTGGAACTGGAATTAAATGGACTCGGATTTGGACTCGCTGTAAGAGTCGGAGATTCGCGGATTCGAAGATTGGCTTCGGGTTTCTCTCCGTCTCTTGACTcgcactcactcactcgctcgcACTCGACGACGACCAcgcacgctctctctctcgctctctctgtcgctcagTTATCATCTGGTTTTGTTCGCAATAGAATGGCCACAAAATGAACATGCGTCTTTTTCTGCATGGCTTTTTGCTATTTCATTGTGGAAAGCTCTAAGGCAAATGGTCAAAAATCACTTGTCCCTGGAGTGACCTCTAATTTCGCACTTTAGTTTAGCTTCTATTTCACAATAAACTACTCATTTATTACGTTTAAAGATGACAGAAAATAATTTCCTGTATTCACATTATAATGATTCCGTATGATTATGGGTAGCACTTCACATTCGACGGGCACTACCatttatttatcgataattCGCCGAAGCCGTCTTcatattattatcaaaatgtAAACTAATACAatgtatagtaaataaaatgcattcataggaattgattaatttgtttaattaatttaatttaaattgttttcttatCATTAGATTGgtccaaataaaattataattactgaCCTAtcgctttatttattttggactCATAATACGTTACGTTGCGCCCTTAACGTAACGCTAacgcaaaaatgagcaaaagaACGTtgcgcaaaataaacaaagtgcTATCGATAAGCGATATTAACAGCAACACTGCTCATCGCATTACCAATAGGCAAAATGCACTAAAAAACGCGCAGCGCgtaaaaattgtttgcatttggtGGCGTCGATTTCCTCTTTTCATGTTTTAAGTGCAATTTTTGCTGataaaaagtgttttaattGGCAATTGCGTGTAATTTAAGCACCCAACAAAATGGATCGACGCAAAAAGCGAACCTCCTCGGAGCAATATCAAATGTATATCGAGCTGATGGAGAGCGACCCAATTTTTGCAAGCGGACGCGTGCCGCGCGATTATGATCTGAATTATCTGACCAAAAAATGGAAGGAGCTCTCCGACAGGCTGAACAAATGCGGTTCGGGACCCACGCTAACTGCGGAAGAGTGGCGCAAGGTAAGTTTGTTGTTTACTACCACTATGGAAAAGGGGGGAGGGCTGGGCGCAAGTCTTGGCGGCAAATGACGCGCtcataatgttgttgttgttgttgttgcagcgcTTAAACGATTGGAAGAATACGACACGCTGCAAATACAGACGCAGTCTCATGTCCAGCGAGAAGGACATCTCCATGTCTTCGCTGGAGACGCGAGCTCTCAATCTGTTTGGCAAGGTTCCCGGCGCAGGAGAAACACTAATGACTCTGAAGTCGGAGAAGGATGACCATGAGGATGACATGGAGGAACTTGGACAGCGAACGTCGGCATCGTTCCAAAAAGAACTGCAAGCGGCCGTGGAGGAGGCAATCAACGACGaggtcgacgacgacgaaatGGTTGAGGAGCATGTGGATCAAGAGGATCTAACCGATGAGAATATGCACGAGCCGGGCGGTGGCATCGATGGGCCCAGCGGCGTTGGCGGCACAACGGCGGTGAACACAAGTGGCGGCGGCTATCGCACCATTGTGGTGGACAATTCCACATACGTGGACGACGATCAGGAGCAGCAGGAGGCGCCCGTCGAGCCGGTCAAGTTCGTGTGCACACCCAACATTCATGCGGTTGGATCGGGCGGTGTTGGAGGCGGCGGCACTAAGCTGATCAATGGCGAGCTGCCTGTGAAGAGAATACGGCGGGATCAAGTGATCTATGAAGGTAACTAGCGACACCTTTTTGTATGGTTAAATGGTTAAATGCATTGGTAACATTGTTTCTGGTTGTAGTTAAAAATGCGCCGCGGTCTTATACCACCATCCAAACAGGTGGCCCGCTGCCCACGCTGCACAACACAAAGATGCACCACGAGCCGCAGGGCACAAGTTTGAGTGCGGCGTTGAGTAGCCTGGATACCCAGGAGATTGCGCACCAACTGAAGCGGCTGGCGGACATCAACTATGAGACGCTGCAGTTTGAGATAGCacgatttaaatttaacaatccTGGTTTCCACTATGAGCCGCCGCCATTATAGTCATTGCCCCAGGCAGATCCAGatccgcagcagcaacagcaactggagccgcagcagcagcagctgcaacagcagacGATACTGAAGCGGGAACAGTTGCCACAGCAAACAACACATCATctgcatcaacagcagcagcaacaacaacatcataaGCCGCAGCAATcgatgcagctgcagcacaagaagaagcatcagcagcaatagtaatagtttttattgacacgcaaaacgaaagaaaaatccgaaagaaacaaaagaaaacaaaaaaagtggaTTCAGTTCGATTGTACATTTTAAAGAGCTGATCAATTAAGAGACGCAGAGAACACTTCGTGGATTGGCATTGGGAGAGGAAGTCGACGCCAACTATCATAACCTAAAGTAGCCAgtttagtttaaaatttacGTAGTTCATATTATTGCAAATCatttctctatatatatttacctatatatatatatatatacaaacatatgtataagcaaagaaacacagaaaaaacaaacCGTTCGATTTCGATTACCATACACAgcatgtatttgtatgtaatttgtatttgtattgctAAAGATGGTATGTCGTATTCTAGATGTTCTTGATCTTGATCTTAACAAtaattatcatcatcatgctCGATgcgaagcaaaagaaaatcgaaaatctACCTTTAATCTAAATGGTCATCCATGTTGAATTGGACACACATAATTTTAAACGAATTGAATGTAAATGTAAAGAATAAAGTTTACCAATGATAAATACGCATCGATCACCTCTCACCCAACCTCCCTCCTCTAGTCATGGACAACTCCTACTCAACACAGAGTCGCATACGAGGCGCCTTTGGTCGTGCTCCACCTTTCGCTTGTTTTGCCAATACGCTGGCGCattcttgtttatttatgagcAGTTTTCATCCCCCCTCTTCTGTTCTCTTCTACTCACTTTTGTGCTATGCAATCGATGCCAACACTGAAAATCCATTAATCATTACCAAGGCGACGAGACGCGGCAACGTGACCAGGGAGGGGAATTGTTGGTGGGTCACTTCGAAATGCATTTGCCTGACCGCCAAACTAACACTTCGTATGGATTTGTGGGCGCACTTTA encodes the following:
- the LOC133840853 gene encoding E3 ubiquitin-protein ligase Topors; the protein is MAESVLLGEAPPSIMEDMASSVIVEPPAVSDTVGGGTLPALAAHFADLTESGSESGDEPSVDARDQQEQETGGSSDAVGGNNATAGRSSPPPNCAICLSRCRRKCFTDSCMHQFCFKCLCEWSKIKPECPLCKQPFKTIIHNVRTLDDYDRYPVQPSSPESSLSFHIVNIRRERLLLQNQAVMTNGGDNGDDIDTAATDESQDGIASHGQQHQAGSRGLYVPHNRFEPYRMELLNFYRHDQDARGGGSLSMLWRRYVYDRKLYALPVSDNLTGNFREWSARFYRDNPAQMHRLMPWINRDIVCLLRTSPQNVTQVMHMMHDILPMINITTRTFRRRLSPFLGERTNHFIHELFNFARSPYDMIGYDRVVQYSALVAEEVEVDLLDLVSTNEGSSSTLEPTANGNETTGNGAAGGTTSSNSSETTATTTTTTASEWSSRMPRPSTSVIVTNPSATHSFSVTMATDGSELPGISIRRTTTSNVGSQTVAINLSMRRPANEVIEIDDGDAAANAEVAAINDGSSTTGRRQAGASLPISAHIELQSSDCSNSSDDDDECVFVLERKPPHLRTPELVSLDSNSDSDVVFVDEQKASPVPKANDGEGDGDSVSIDQEMETAVNELFMGPSTSTGVCSTAGKNWMLVLEEARRHDPMFLRSRSKRNLTRAQQRAAPKAPSTSSEGTRWSTSSDSSSSSEDSTAAAKRRKRRAARKPKAKAQKRPASSKRSAQQLKSKRRRKQVSEVEEEAEAAAEEEEEKATKASSSNSSSSSSSSSDDSSEDGAAGDSTEPTGNNYNNENSSSSSSSDDDLDFNTLRKKLKAKYFAKGNEDTKPPKMELVADTAGEETLEQQAPKEEVAASSAQHAVVKRRRSNSSSNQSSSHSHSNSAISTLASHNTTMSSSSVLSLFNNNIHRDVGEATSSERPLSMVATANSLLELSTLSVGGAGSGLFNEQSLGVEDAMRYLQNALPSASDDAQLGIYSDASNELQHYRADAEPELAIDVVGEATSNAAAESADVILGNDIEPENENEEIDNEREEIELANQPDEPDEEEHDEQDQEEENDEDYQDEDEAAAAATAESDQTDSDPDPDAY
- the LOC133840854 gene encoding uncharacterized protein LOC133840854 — encoded protein: MDRRKKRTSSEQYQMYIELMESDPIFASGRVPRDYDLNYLTKKWKELSDRLNKCGSGPTLTAEEWRKRLNDWKNTTRCKYRRSLMSSEKDISMSSLETRALNLFGKVPGAGETLMTLKSEKDDHEDDMEELGQRTSASFQKELQAAVEEAINDEVDDDEMVEEHVDQEDLTDENMHEPGGGIDGPSGVGGTTAVNTSGGGYRTIVVDNSTYVDDDQEQQEAPVEPVKFVCTPNIHAVGSGGVGGGGTKLINGELPVKRIRRDQVIYEVKNAPRSYTTIQTGGPLPTLHNTKMHHEPQGTSLSAALSSLDTQEIAHQLKRLADINYETLQFEIARFKFNNPGFHYEPPPL